From Nitrospirota bacterium, the proteins below share one genomic window:
- the lptF gene encoding LPS export ABC transporter permease LptF codes for MFRPRIVDRYIFLEMLPPFFLSMAVLLFVLFLQKLFRLADLVVSKGATLADTAEVLAYVVPGFLVITIPMSLVVASLTTFARLSSDSEITAMKASRISLYRMIRPVFLFALIAFSITAFTSLFLVPGANSALKARLFSMVKSRALIGIEPGVFSSTFEGMVLYVDKMDPQDNLEGVFISDERSAREPFAIVAKRGKLIADQQAMNVTLAMQDGAILTQPRAGQAYSLMGFDNARLNLDISSALQNNAPGKSVDDFDTLELFREIRRLRREGKPSYVPETELHKRLSIPFACIILGLIGAPLGIRRSRSGKSAGVAVALLVFLVYFIILSGATNLAETGTYPAFLAFWIPNSLMTVSAIFFIIKRGQEINFGIGRRISRLYYGIKARLKGKT; via the coding sequence ATGTTCAGACCCCGCATAGTGGACCGCTACATATTCCTTGAGATGCTGCCGCCGTTCTTCCTCAGCATGGCGGTGCTCTTGTTCGTACTTTTTCTCCAGAAGCTGTTCCGGCTCGCGGACCTGGTCGTATCGAAGGGCGCCACCCTTGCAGATACCGCCGAAGTGCTCGCCTACGTTGTGCCCGGATTCCTCGTCATCACCATCCCCATGTCGCTCGTCGTCGCGTCACTTACCACCTTTGCCCGACTCAGCTCGGACTCGGAAATAACCGCCATGAAGGCCTCCCGCATCAGCCTCTATCGCATGATCAGGCCGGTATTCCTGTTCGCGCTGATCGCCTTCTCGATCACGGCGTTCACCTCGCTGTTCCTCGTCCCCGGCGCGAACTCGGCGCTCAAGGCCCGTCTCTTCTCCATGGTGAAGTCACGGGCGCTGATCGGCATCGAGCCCGGCGTCTTCAGCAGCACCTTCGAGGGCATGGTCCTGTATGTCGACAAGATGGACCCTCAGGACAACCTGGAAGGCGTCTTTATCTCCGACGAACGTTCCGCCAGGGAACCCTTTGCGATCGTCGCAAAACGCGGGAAGCTCATTGCCGACCAGCAGGCCATGAACGTGACCCTCGCCATGCAGGATGGCGCCATTCTCACGCAGCCCCGCGCCGGCCAGGCCTACTCGCTCATGGGGTTCGACAACGCGCGGCTCAATCTCGACATCAGCAGCGCGCTCCAAAATAACGCGCCCGGGAAAAGCGTCGATGACTTTGATACTCTTGAACTTTTCCGTGAGATCAGACGATTGCGCCGGGAAGGGAAACCCTCCTATGTCCCTGAGACGGAACTGCACAAACGCCTTTCGATACCCTTTGCCTGCATTATTCTGGGTCTGATCGGCGCGCCGCTCGGCATCAGGCGAAGCCGTTCCGGCAAGTCCGCCGGCGTGGCCGTCGCGCTCCTGGTTTTTCTTGTTTATTTTATTATTTTGAGCGGAGCGACCAATCTTGCGGAGACCGGGACATACCCCGCCTTTCTCGCTTTTTGGATACCGAACAGTCTTATGACCGTGTCAGCGATCTTTTTTATCATAAAAAGAGGGCAGGAGATCAATTTCGGGATCGGACGCCGCATCAGCCGGCTCTACTATGGGATCAAGGCACGATTGAAAGGAAAGACTTGA
- a CDS encoding TIGR04442 family protein — translation MIQEIKLHGKANDKIDYFVTITGADLSSRYCYESLPEGDRFFSGRNEFIISPDGISHTGTGGSLCEYMFGVDLPLKDLLRKDVSNRLVMYGAFYDNTDNITFTNTTAGKESFDHVFLTGNAVSNYFFFVHSSFQKEIRDIQRDILKYMGKQLKRSTTVGLSDDTRLCRELFEAFGDAKGLVFLFRMQNRHNGEYFNTFNKFYAEQKMLSPEALTLLNDLANQYKIIPYQQERIKIDGMYKLPENKKIVDEYKDILITVSEKGQVNPSELAKLSRLRTLSLRLNIPHTLFDTLDELLLKDMQIVEVEEPDYVKDTRAIFEGLFFRTDKIRGHLSQEDLIKLLIAKQKSTAVRDQAFEGLLLDTVRVCDEHARDTNDMFALESMSSILTYFDRYDSAASTINNLAFMENSTLSEDNIRSLFGNKEVFDQISPDLFREIFIDPLRENRYLTRYGRKKVDMLFQGLLQIKTGDTTYRERAASITMINDEDKLYTAIHRYIKDRFKSIYAELNSREDQEIFIQDLNREIQSRQIVQGPVPHTIFEEIILDIRKESFYLNNLLPHIIVSRDSRVREDFLLNSGLDRFYIEELENDYFEMNKIDKNILEEIRK, via the coding sequence ATGATTCAGGAAATAAAGCTGCACGGCAAAGCCAACGATAAAATAGACTATTTTGTCACGATCACCGGCGCCGATCTGAGCAGCAGGTACTGCTATGAATCGCTTCCCGAGGGGGACCGGTTCTTTTCCGGAAGGAACGAGTTCATCATCTCCCCTGACGGCATCAGCCATACGGGGACCGGCGGCAGCCTCTGCGAATACATGTTCGGCGTGGACCTGCCTCTCAAGGACCTCCTGCGCAAAGATGTTTCGAACCGTCTGGTCATGTATGGCGCCTTTTACGACAATACCGACAACATCACCTTCACCAACACCACGGCCGGCAAAGAGTCCTTCGACCACGTATTTCTTACCGGCAACGCCGTCTCAAACTACTTTTTTTTCGTTCACTCCTCGTTCCAGAAAGAGATCAGGGACATTCAGCGCGATATTCTGAAATACATGGGAAAGCAGTTGAAACGGAGCACGACCGTGGGCCTCTCCGATGACACCCGCCTCTGCCGGGAGCTCTTTGAGGCCTTTGGCGACGCGAAGGGTCTGGTTTTTCTTTTCCGGATGCAAAACCGGCATAACGGGGAATATTTCAATACGTTCAATAAATTCTATGCCGAGCAGAAAATGCTTTCCCCTGAGGCCCTCACCCTGCTGAACGACCTGGCGAACCAGTACAAGATCATCCCCTATCAGCAGGAACGCATCAAGATCGACGGGATGTACAAGCTTCCCGAGAACAAGAAGATCGTGGATGAATACAAGGACATCCTCATTACCGTATCGGAAAAAGGCCAGGTGAACCCCTCGGAGCTGGCAAAGCTCTCACGACTCCGCACGTTGAGTCTGCGTCTCAATATTCCCCACACGCTCTTCGACACGCTCGACGAGCTTCTTCTCAAGGACATGCAGATCGTCGAGGTGGAGGAACCGGATTATGTCAAGGACACGCGGGCGATCTTCGAGGGGCTCTTCTTCAGGACGGACAAGATCAGAGGACACCTTTCGCAGGAGGACCTCATCAAGCTCCTGATAGCCAAGCAGAAATCCACCGCGGTAAGGGACCAGGCCTTTGAGGGGCTACTACTCGACACGGTCAGGGTCTGCGACGAGCATGCGCGGGACACCAATGACATGTTCGCGCTCGAATCCATGAGCTCCATCCTGACCTATTTCGACCGGTACGACAGCGCGGCAAGCACGATCAACAATCTCGCGTTCATGGAGAACTCGACCCTGAGCGAAGACAACATCCGGAGCCTCTTCGGCAACAAGGAGGTCTTCGATCAGATCAGCCCTGATCTGTTCCGCGAGATATTCATCGATCCCCTCCGGGAGAACCGTTACCTGACCCGGTACGGCCGGAAAAAAGTCGACATGCTGTTTCAGGGACTCCTGCAGATCAAGACCGGCGACACGACCTACCGGGAACGGGCCGCGTCCATCACCATGATCAACGATGAAGACAAGCTCTACACCGCCATCCACCGCTACATCAAGGACCGTTTCAAAAGCATCTATGCGGAACTGAACTCCCGGGAGGACCAGGAGATCTTCATCCAGGACCTGAACCGCGAAATCCAGTCCAGGCAGATCGTGCAGGGCCCGGTCCCGCACACCATCTTCGAGGAGATCATTCTCGATATCCGGAAGGAGTCGTTCTACCTCAACAACCTCCTGCCGCACATCATCGTGTCCCGCGACAGCCGGGTGCGGGAGGACTTTCTCCTGAACAGCGGTCTCGACCGGTTCTATATCGAAGAGCTGGAGAATGATTACTTTGAAATGAACAAGATCGACAAGAACATCCTCGAGGAGATCAGAAAATAA
- the lptG gene encoding LPS export ABC transporter permease LptG: MTILSKYIFKEFIALVAGVLIGILVVYLCVDFLQKADKLIKYHATISQIARYFLYSVPGMISMSLPMATLIAALLSLGNLSRHNEIIAMRAGGVSLAKIVAPLFVGGFLISGLGFVNNEFVMPVYSSRANYIRKVEIEKSRQRVMFQQYKLWLRGPENSIVNIELVSPNRNEMLGLNIYKLNADYSVRERIKADSLAWENGAWRLKNSFTFTQVNDAVQSRASDNEVFNIVENPNDLGMIVKNSEEMNFTEMWDYVKRLKLSGYKAVTYEVDLHSKLAYPLASLLMIMISIPFGVHKVRSGGAGKGIALAVAIAAVYWVLTSVGASLGHSGALPPSISAWFANILFTLTSVIVLFRMQRSI, translated from the coding sequence ATGACGATCCTGAGCAAATATATTTTCAAGGAATTCATAGCCCTCGTGGCGGGGGTCCTGATCGGCATTCTCGTCGTGTACCTCTGCGTCGATTTTCTCCAGAAGGCCGACAAACTCATCAAGTATCATGCAACGATCTCCCAGATCGCCCGGTATTTCCTTTACAGCGTGCCTGGCATGATATCGATGTCGCTTCCCATGGCCACGCTCATCGCCGCGCTCCTGTCGCTCGGCAACCTTTCGCGCCACAACGAGATCATCGCCATGCGCGCAGGCGGCGTGAGCCTCGCGAAGATCGTCGCGCCGCTCTTTGTCGGCGGTTTCCTGATCTCAGGCCTCGGGTTTGTCAACAATGAATTTGTCATGCCGGTCTACAGTTCCCGTGCCAATTACATCCGGAAGGTTGAGATCGAGAAGAGCCGGCAGCGGGTGATGTTCCAGCAATACAAGTTGTGGCTCCGCGGTCCGGAAAACAGCATTGTCAACATTGAACTGGTCTCCCCGAACCGGAACGAAATGCTGGGGCTGAACATCTACAAGCTGAATGCCGACTACTCAGTGCGGGAACGGATCAAGGCCGACAGCCTGGCATGGGAAAATGGGGCATGGCGCCTGAAGAACAGTTTTACCTTCACCCAGGTGAACGACGCGGTGCAGTCCCGCGCGTCCGACAATGAGGTCTTCAATATCGTGGAGAATCCCAACGACCTCGGCATGATCGTTAAAAACTCGGAGGAGATGAACTTCACCGAGATGTGGGACTACGTTAAAAGGCTCAAATTGAGCGGCTATAAGGCCGTGACGTATGAAGTGGACCTTCACAGTAAACTGGCATACCCGCTGGCCAGCCTGCTGATGATCATGATCTCCATTCCCTTCGGCGTCCATAAGGTGCGTTCCGGAGGCGCCGGCAAGGGGATCGCGCTTGCCGTCGCGATCGCCGCCGTCTACTGGGTGCTCACGAGCGTCGGCGCCTCTCTCGGACACTCAGGCGCCCTCCCCCCATCGATATCGGCATGGTTTGCCAACATATTATTTACCCTAACGTCGGTAATTGTGCTTTTCCGGATGCAACGGTCGATCTGA
- a CDS encoding TlpA family protein disulfide reductase, whose amino-acid sequence MTIVSGSKKKIAFLVVLVVLMALFIAGWLVMDRATGTKAVTSGDRAPEFRLKTIEGGSVSLADLKGKVVMVHFWATWCPPCVEELPTLERLYRSLPGKDFLMLAVNEDEGGTGTVASFIQQNRLSLPVLLDPGSEAARRYGTYKLPETYIVDREGVVRYKAIGPRDWTDPASIQILRNIIEAR is encoded by the coding sequence ATGACCATAGTAAGCGGCAGTAAAAAAAAGATCGCCTTCCTGGTCGTTCTTGTCGTGCTGATGGCCCTCTTTATCGCGGGATGGCTTGTCATGGACAGGGCAACGGGAACGAAGGCCGTCACCAGCGGAGACCGTGCGCCTGAATTTCGTTTGAAGACAATTGAAGGCGGATCTGTCAGCCTTGCGGACCTCAAGGGCAAGGTGGTTATGGTCCATTTTTGGGCCACCTGGTGTCCCCCCTGTGTCGAGGAGTTGCCGACGCTCGAAAGGCTGTACCGCTCACTGCCGGGGAAAGATTTCCTGATGCTCGCCGTGAACGAGGACGAGGGAGGAACAGGTACCGTGGCGTCATTTATCCAGCAAAACAGATTGAGTCTCCCCGTGCTCCTGGATCCCGGAAGCGAGGCCGCGAGGCGTTATGGAACGTACAAATTACCCGAGACCTATATCGTGGACCGCGAGGGTGTGGTGCGATACAAGGCGATCGGACCACGGGACTGGACCGACCCCGCGAGCATTCAGATCCTACGGAATATTATAGAAGCAAGGTGA